In Styela clava chromosome 6, kaStyClav1.hap1.2, whole genome shotgun sequence, the genomic window TCAGAATCGAGAATTTCcaacatgaatataaattattttcaaaccgagataactaaatttttcattttctaaatataataGTCAACTGCGAAGtcttttacaaaaataaatgttatcggaTGGAAATTCGCAAATTCGAAATGGATTTTGACCAAGCAACACAAGCCTGTAGAGATATTGGTATGAATATTGGATACATTGAAGATGAAACACATTACCAAAAAATAGCAGAGTTAGTCAGATCAAAATCAACATCATCTCCCACAGGATACTGGACAGGACTATTGTACATAAACTCAGtgagtatttaaatttgattcataATGAAGATGTTCAACTACAAATTCTTACGCTCGccacagcacctctgattaccctgcgtgggttcgctgGTTTGAATCCTGTGTGGGTTAATTATGTACAAGATGAATGCAGGACTTCTAGCTTTCAtaaggtggttcacataacctgTGGTCAGTTACAGATTTCTTCACCGTCAAGTCTATTCATCAGAGAACTGGCCAACTAaccccatacccaacatgatTATTAAGCCGccttgataaatatgtaaatcctatcctatctattTCAGCAACTTGTGACACTTTCTGGAAATCCATCACCGTTCACTAAATGGTATCCGAGTACACCCAATAGTGgcgagcaaaaaaaaaatgtgtacATTTATGTCAGGAAAGATACAGAAGATGTAGAACAAGGCATGTATAACTACCTTCCAACATACACACAACCTGGAGTGTTATGTCAAATCAAGTATACTTAAGATCATATTAACAAGCATTGTCTACAGATTTCTTATTTGTTAACTTCTCCGATCACACAATACTACAATGCTAGTTATATTGTCAATATTCAAATAACGTAAATCGTATCGTGCACCTGATTACagaattctattttttattattttttcatgattTGACTATTATCTTGCTTGATATCAATCACATATCAAGTGAATATggtcaaaattaatattgtgtttttttggTACTggcaacaaatatataaataattcaaaattaaaaaagtatggTCGAAATAAAAGATAGAGATGAGAGAAgcatatttgatttttaaagtACGGTAGTAGCTTTGcggaaaacatcaaattttcatttcacgGCAGTCGAAGGATTAATTGACTAATCAATTGATTAAATCCAAGACTATACCTATGTGGCAGCTAAGCTGTCTCCCTTTTTCACCAAAACATCTGCCCATAATACAGAAATATCAGTCACTCCCTTTTTGATCTGGCTTATAGTTTCCTCATTTATTGACAGTTTTTGTATCGCTTTAGTCATAGTTTTACACAAAAACCTGAGAAACCGAGAGAACATTTTTTCTCCGATGAAAATGAGGTTATAAACATAACTTCGCAATTTACACAATGGAATTTGTATAACCTTATTTatctttttgtaattttttcaacaaaaatgaaagtgaaACTTGCTCTGTTATTGTATTTATACtatgtaaataaaatcattCAGTTATTCAGTTGTTTTATTCGTCGATATTGG contains:
- the LOC144424527 gene encoding uncharacterized protein LOC144424527 — its product is MSKNILYCMFLSIQLLVNQVYCNQRICMQIENVNAEETYPIPPQRSSQGVPGKRGPPGEIGPKGPQGPRGPKGIVDYERMNAAIESAINDLRTETQEKMNKTMNDLQQRMVNCEVFYKNKCYRMEIRKFEMDFDQATQACRDIGMNIGYIEDETHYQKIAELVRSKSTSSPTGYWTGLLYINSQLVTLSGNPSPFTKWYPSTPNSGEQKKNVYIYVRKDTEDVEQGMYNYLPTYTQPGVLCQIKYT